The Streptomyces sp. NBC_01298 genome contains the following window.
CGTACGGGCGGCCCCGCCCGCCGGGGCCCAGGCGGCGTCCTCGGTGCTCGGCCCGTGGCGCGGGTCGAAGAAGCAGGGCGCTCGGCGCTCGGGCAGCGGCCGGCCCTCGCGACGGGCGTCGAGGCGGGCCAGGGCGTACCGGCCGTCCTCGAGGGCCTGGGTGACTCCCTTGACCTCCTCCGGGTACCGCACGGAGGCCATGATCTGCTTGGCCTTCTCGTAGGAGTCGAGGCCCTGCTCGTAGTCCGCGCGCATGGCGTCGTCGGCGCCGGGCTCCCCGGGGTGGAAGTCGAGGCGCTCCAGCTCCTCGCCGAAGGCCGTGATGTCCTCGTCGACGACCACGCTCAGCCGGGCGATGGACTCGCGCCGGAGTTCTTCCTTCTTCTTGCGGTTGCGCTTGACCAGCGCGTACGCCCCGCCGCCGCCGACGGCGGCCACCACGCCGAGCCCGATCAGGGCGCCCACCGGAGCCCCGTCGTCGGCCGCCGCGCCGCCCCAGGAGGCGGGGGCCTTGCCCTTGGCCTGGGCGAGGGCCTGGTCCACGAAGTTGTTGAGCTCGGTGCTCGCGTCGACGGCGCCGCCCGCCTTGACGGCGTCGACGAGGTTGCGGACCGCATTGTTCGGCATGACGGCCCGGTCGGCGCCGGCGTTGAAGCCGTCCCCGAGCCGGATCGCGTAGAGCCCGGTGATCCCGGTCTCGGTACGGACGGTCTTCAGCACGCTCGCGGCCGGGAACTCGGCGGTGGCCGGCAGCACGGCGACGAACACGGGCTTCCCGGCGTCCTTGATCTTCTTCGCGAGCGCGTCCGCCTGTGCGGGCGGCAGCTGGGCCTCGGCGCGGGGGTCCACGTAGACCGGGCCCTTCTTGAGGGCCTCCGCCACGGTGGTGGTCCCATCGGCGGCCGCCGCCCCCGGGGCGACCAACAGCGCGGTCCCGGACAGCCCCAGCAGCAGAGCGGCCAGCAGCGATCCCATACGTACGGATATAAGCCTGGTCCTCATAGTCACGACGCTACCCGAACGGGTGCAATCCTGTGTGAGCTGGACATAAGGCCTACCGCCCCGGCGGAAGGGCTCCGACCCCACCCTGCGGGCCAGGGGGCGGGGCGATGCGACGGGCATGGCTGCGGGGACGGTACTGGCGGCGGCGAGCCATTTCCGGACCGAGGACATAGAAGCCCTCGGTCCGGACCAGGTGTGGGCGAACGGCAAGGCCATGAGCCGCAAGAAGTACCGGGCGTACGTCAAGGACGAGTGCTGACCACTCGGTGGGACTACTCCGCCGGCTCCACGCCCGCGTGGAGGAGGCCGTAGGTGAAGGCGTCCTCCAGGGCCTGCCAGGAGGCGGCGATGACGTTCGGGGCGACGCCGACCGTGTTCCATTCGCGGGAACCGTCCGTCGTGGTGACCAGGACCCGGGTCGTGGACGCCGTGCCGTGTGCGCCTTCCAGGATGCGGACCTTGTAGTCGATCAGCTCGAACTTCGCGAGCTGGGGGTAGAAGCGCTCCAGGGCGACCCGCAGCGCGCGGTCCAGTGCGTTGACCGGGCCGTTGCCCTCCGCCGTCGCGACGATCCGCTCGCCCTTGGCCCACAGCTTCACCGTGGCCTCGTTGGCGTGCGTGCCGTCGGGGCGGTCCTCGACGATGGCCCGCCAGGACTCGATGCGGAAGTACTTGCGCGCCCGGCCCTCGGCCTCGGCGCGCAGCAGCAGCTCGAAGGAGGCGTCGGCGGCCTCGTACGTGTAGCCCTGGAGCTCGCGCTCCTTGACCCGCTCCACGACCCGGGAGACCAGTGCGCGGTCCCCGCCGAGGTCGACGCCGAGCTCCTTGCCCTTGAGCTCGATGGAGGCCCGGCCGGCCATGTCGGAGACGAGCATCCGCATGGTGTTGCCGACCCGCGCGGGGTCGATGTGCTGGTACAGGTCCGGGTCGACCTTGATCGCGGAGGCGTGCAGGCCCGCCTTGTGCGCGAAGGCGGAGACGCCGACGTAGGGCTGGTGTGTGGAGGGGGTGAGGTTGACGACCTCGGCGATGGCGTGGGAGATCCGGGTCATCTCGGCCAGCGCGCCCGCCGGGAGGACCGTACGGCCGTACTTGATCTCCAGCGCGGCGACGACCGGGAAGAGGTTGGCGTTGCCGACGCGCTCGCCGTAGCCGTTCGCGGTGCACTGCACGTGGGTGGCGCCGGCGTCGACGGCGGCCAGCGTGTTGGCGACGGCGCATCCGGTGTCGTCCTGGGCGTGGATGCCCAGGCGCGCGCCGGTGTCGGCCAGCACGGTCGCGACGGTCGCGGCGATCTGCGCGGGCAGCATGCCGCCGTTGGTGTCACAGAGGACCACGACGTCGGCGCCGGCCTCGTGGGCGGCGCGTACGACGGCCTTCGCGTACTCGGCGTTGGCCCGGTAGCCGTCGAAGAAGTGCTCGCAGTCGACGAAGACCCGGCGGCCCTGGGAGACCAGGTGGGCGACGGTGTCGCGGACCATCTCCAGGTTCTCGTCGAGGGTGGTGCGCAGCGCGAGCTCGACGTGCCGGTCGTGGGACTTGGCGACCAGGGTGATCACCGGGGCGCCGGATTCCAGCAGGGCGCGGACCTGCGGGTCGGTGGCGGCGGAGCCGCCCGCCCGGCGGGTCGCGCCGAAGGCGACGAGCTGGGCGTGCTTGAAGTCGATCTCCGCGCGGGCACGCGAGAAGAACTCCGTGTCGCGCGGGTTGGCGCCGGGCCAGCCGCCCTCGATGAACCCCACCCCGAAGTCGTCCAGGTGGCGGGCGATCGTCAGCTTGTCAGCGACCGTGAGGTTGATGCCCTCACGCTGGGCACCGTCGCGCAGGGTCGTGTCGAAGACGTGGAACCCGTCATCGGGGCCGGGGCCCGAAGCCGGCGCAGTCGGCTCGGTCGCCTCTGTCGTCGTCATGCTGATCTGACTCCTGTCGGATGGGTGGTTCCGGATGCCCGCCCTAGGGCGGGCCGACGCCACTGCCCCCATCATCGCGCGCTGCCCGATTCCGGCGTGTTCGGGCCGGAAAACGAAAAAACCTCTCGCGGGTGCGAGAGGTCTGCGCGCGGGTCTGGGGCACGGTGGCCGCCTCCGCGAAGTTCTTCCGCGGCTCAGCGGCCACTGGGGACCGGCGCGCTGCTGTCCATAATCATGAGCTGAGCAGGCACGTCGGCAGTCTGCCATACCGCATGCCGTGCGTGGACGGGAATCTCAGCATGCGGTCACACCCGTCCGAGGGTCGGCCGGGGCGGCCCCGGGCCGCCGGCTCAGGCCCCGGATCCCGGGGTCAGTGCCTCGCTGAGGAACTCGCCGACGTGCTCCAGGATGTCGCCGCGCCCTATCCCGGGCAGGCCGACGGCGACCTGGATGCTGAACCCGTCGAGCAGGGCCCGCAGCCGGGCCGCGAAGCGGTCCGGGTCGACCGGGCGGAACTCCCCGCGCGAGATGCCCTCGGCGAGCAGGGCCACCAGGTCGCGGTGCCAGGCGCCCTCGATGGCCCCCTGGCGCTCCCGCTCCCCCGGTCCCGCGTCCTGCGAGCGGTTCCAGACCTCCAGCCACAGGGTCCAGTGCGGATCCCGGGCGCCCTCGGGCACGTACAGGTCCACGTACGCCTGCAGGCGCTCGCGCACCGGGCCGCGGCGGGACAGCAGGGCGCGGCGGCGGGTGCCGAGCGCCGCCTCGCTCCACTCCAGGGTCTGCAGCAGGAGCTCGTCCTTGGTGCGGAAGTAGTAGAGGAGGTGGCCGCTGCTCATGCCGACCTGGCGGCCCAGGCCGGCCATGGTCAGACCGTCCAGGCCTCGTTCGGCGATGGTGGCCATGGCGGCGACCAGTACGTCCTCGCGCGGCGGCGCGTTCTTGCGCGCGGCACGTACTTCACCCGCCACCATGGCCCACTCCTCGTCCCGGCCGCCCTCTCGGGTCAGACCTTCGGCTGCTGCTGGGTGATGCAGTGGATACCGCCACCCCCGGCGAAAATCGTACGTGCGTCGACGAGCGTCACGGTCCGCTCGGGGAACAGACCGCGGAAGATCTCCGCCGCCTCCTCGTCGCGCGGGTCGTCGAAGGCGCACAGGACCACGCCGCCGTTGCACAGGTAGTGGTTGATGTAGGAGTAGTCGACCCACTCCCCGTCCTCTTCCAGCACGGTCGGCGCCGGGATCTCCACAACCTGGAGCTGCCGGCCCCGCGCGTCGGTGGACGCGCGCAGGATGGCGGCGATGGTCTTGCCGCGCTCGTGGTCCGGGTGGGCCGGGTCGGGCTGGCTGTGGACCATGACCACGCCGGGGCGGGCGAAGGCGGCGACGATGTCCACGTGGCCCTGGGTGCCGTAGGTGCCGTAGTCGCCGGCCAGGCCGTACGGGAGCCAGATCGCCTTGGTGGTGCCCAGGTGGGCGTGGATCTCGGCCTCGACCTGCTCGCGGGTCCAGTCGGGGTTGCGGCCCTTGCCGAGCTGCACGGTGTCGGTGAGGAGCACGGTGCCCTCGCCGTCCACGTGGATGGCGCCGCCCTCGTTGACCAGGGCGGTGCTGTAGGTGCGGGTCCCGACGAGGCCGGAGATCTCCCGGGCGATCTCCGAGTCGTGGTCCCAGCGGGCCCACTCCTGGGCGCCCCAGCCGTTGAAGGTCCAGTCGACGGCCGCCAGCTCGCCGGCGTCGTTGGTGACGAAGGTCGGGCCGATGTCGCGCATCCAGGCGTCGTCGAGCTGCCGCTCGACCAGCTCGATGTCGTCACCCACGACGGCGCGGGCGCTCTCGGCGTCGCCGGGCGAGACGACGAGGGTCACGGGCTCGTACGAGCGGACCGCGCGGGCCACGGCGCCCCAGGCCTCGCGGGCCTCGGCGAGCTCCTGCTCGTTGGTGAAGGTGGGGTTGGGGCTGGGCCAGGCCATCCAGGTGCGCTCGTGGGGCGTCCACTCGGCGGGCATCCGGAAGCCGGCGTTCACGGGGGTGGTGTCGGTCATGGCAGGGGGTCCTTACGGGCTGTGCTGACTTCCGGGCCGTGCTGGTTCAGAGGCTGTGCTGGTTCAGAGGAAGTACAGGCGATTGAGGGAGACCGATTCGGCGGCTTCGGAGCGCAGCGGTTCCCCGTCGAGGGAGACGAGTCCGCTGCGCGCGTCCACATCGACCGCGCCCACCCGGGAGTTGAGGAGCAGGTTGCCGGGGCCGATGCCGCGGGTGCCGCGGACGGCGACCCGGCGCCTGCGGGTCGGCATCTCGTCGCTGCCCAGCGCCGCCGCGGCGGCCGAGACGAAGGCGACGGAGATATCGGCGGCGGTGGCCCCGTACGAGCCGAACTGCGGCCCGAGGACCAGCGGTTCGCAGGTGTCGGTGGCGGCGTTGGGGTCGCCGGTGACCCCGTAGGCGGGGAAGCCGGACTTGAGGACCAGCTGCGGCTTGGCGCCGAAGAACTGGGGGCGCCACAGCACGATGTCGGCGAGCTTGCCGACCTCGATGGAGCCGATCTCGTGGGCCAGGCCGTGGGCGATGGCCGGGTTGATGGTCAGCTTGGCCATGTAGCGCAGGACGCGGGCGTTGTCGTCGCCCTCGCCGTCGCCGTCCAGCGGGCCCAGCTCGCCCTTCATCTTGGCGGCCATGGCGAAGGTGCGGCGGATGGTCTCGCCCGCGCGGCCCATGCCCTGGGCGTCGGAGGAGGTGATGCCGATCGCACCGAGGTCGTGCAGGACGTCCTCGGCCCCCATGGTGCCCGCGCGGATCCGGTCGCGGGCCATGGCGGCGTCGCCGGGGAGGTCCGGCTTGAGGTCGTGGACGGAGACGATCATCCCGTAGTGCTCGGCGACCGCGTCCCGGCCGAAGGGCAGGGTCGGGTTGGTGGAGGAGCCGATGACGTTCGGGACGCCCGCCATCTTCAGGACGTTGGGGACGTGTCCGCCGCCGCAGCCCTCGATGTGGAAGGCGTGGATGGTCCGGCCGTCCAGCACCCGCAGGGTGTCCTCGACGGACAGGCATTCGTTGAGGCCGTCGCTGTGCAGGGCGACCTGGACGTCGTACTCCTCGGCCACGCGCAGGGCGGTGTCCAGGGCGCGGGTGTGCGCGCCCATGTCCTCGTGCACCTTGAAGCCGGACGCGCCTCCCTCGGCGAGTGCCTCGATCAGCGGGGCCGGGTCCGAGGAGGAACCGCGGGCCAGGAAGCCGATGTTGACGGGCCAGGCGTCGAAGGCGTTGAAGGCGTGCTTCAGCGCCCACGGGGAGTTGACGCCGACTCCCCAGACGGGGCCGAACTCCTGCCCGATGATCGTGGTGACGCCCGCGGCGAGCGAGGCCTCCATGATGCGCGGGGAGAGCAGGTGCACGTGGGTGTCGACGGCGCCGGCGGTGGCGATCATGCCCTCGCCGGAGACGATGCTCGTCCCGGTGCCGACCACGACGTCGACCCCGTCGAGGGTGTCGGGGTTGCCGGCCCGGCCGATCGCGTGGATGCGGCCCTCGCGGATGCCGATGGAGACCTTGCGGATGCCGAGTACGGCGTCGATGACCAGCACGTTGCTGATCACCACGTCGCAGGTGTCGCGGACGGCGGCGGCCTTCAGGTGCAGTCCGTCGCGGGCCGTCTTGCCGAAGCCGGCCAGGAACTCGTCCCCGGGCTTCTGGGAATCGGACTCCACGCGGACGGTCAGCCCGGAGTCGCCGAGCCGTACCCGGTCACCGGCGCGGGGGCCGAAGACGGATGCGTACTCGTGCGGGTCGATGTGCCGGCTGCCGGGTGCGCAGTGCGCGCTGTGGTCCGTGTGGGGTGTCTGCCGGCTCATGCGGTCGTCCCTTCCGGGCGGTCGTTGGCGTCGGGGGCGGCGGTCGCGCCGAGATAGCCGCAGGCTTCGGCGCGGGTCAGCGCCTGCTCCTTGGCCCCGGGCGCGTCCAGCGGGCCGTCCACCAGTCCGGCGAAGCCGATGGCGATGCGTGCGCCACCGATCGGGACCAGGGCGACCTCGGCCTCCCCGCCGGGGTCGAAGCGGACCGAGGAGCCCGCGGGCACGCACAGCCGCATGCCGTACGCCGCCGCGCGGTCGAAGTCGAGGCGCGGGTTGGCCTCGAAGAAGTGGAAGTGGGAGGTGACGCTGACCGGCACCGGCGCGGTGTTGCGTACGCGCAGGTGGACCGTGGGCTCCGGCTGGGGGGCGCCGGGGCCGGGTACGACCGCGCCCGGGGCGTCCTCGCCCAGGCCGACGGCGCCCCGGATCGGGGACGAGACCACCGCGAGGCGGGATCCGTCGTCGAAGACGGCCTCCACGTGCACCTCGGTGACCACGTCGCTGACGCCGGGCAGGACGTCGTCCGGGCCCAGCACGGAGCGGGCCTCCTCGATGGCCTCCGCCAGCCGCTTGCCGTCGCGCGCGGCCTCGCAGACCGTGTCCGCGATGAGCGCGGTGGCTTCCGGGACGTTGAGTTTGAGTCCGCGGGCCCGCCGGGCCCTGGCCAGTTCCGCAGCGCTGCGGAGCAGCAGCCGGTCGCGCTCCGTAGGGGTCAGCCGCACGCCGATCCACCACCCTTTGAGTCGATGGGTTAGAGCATCACTCTAACTCTTCATTTGCTTGCAATGAAGCATTGACCTGAGACCTGGGCTTAGGTCACATTGAGTGTCGCTCAAACATTCATGCATCGCAGTGCCACCCCCCGCCCTGCCAAGGGAGTCCCCCCATGCCCATCGAACAGCGCGGAGTCGACACCATCCCGGAGGAGGAACGGACGAGCGGTCCCCGTGACCTGATCTCGATCCTCCTCGGCTCCAACCTCTGCCTCGGTGTGATCGTCTTCGGCTGGCTGCCCCCGTCCTTCGGACTGGGACTGTGGCCGTCGGTCACCGCCATCGTGACCGGCACCCTCGTCGGCATCGCCTTCACCGCGCCGCTGGCGCTCGTCTCCCTGCGCACGGGGACCAACCTCTCCACGTCCAGCGGCGCCCAGTTCGGCGTCCGCGGCCGGCTCGTCGGCTCGGTCGTGGGCCTGCTGCTCTCCCTCGGCTATACCGCGCTGACCCTGTGGATAGGCGGCGACGTGATGGTCGGCGCCCTGGCCCGGCTCACCGGACTGCCGGACACCGGCGTCTCCCGGGCCGTGATGTACGGCGTGCTCGCCGCGTGCACCGTCGTCGGAGCCGTCTTCGGCTACCGGCTGCTGCTGCGCATGAGCAAGGTGCTCTCCATCGGCATGGTGCTGCTGCTGGCCGTCGGCGTGTTCGCCTACGCACCCGACTTCACCACCGCCGCCCCGCCCGACACCGCGTACCTGCTCGGCTCCTTCTGGCCGACCTGGCTGCTCGCCGCCGTCGCCGCCGGGCTCAGCGGGCCCGTCGCCTTCATCACCCTGCTCGGCGACTACACCCGCTACATCTCCCCGCGCCGGCACAGCTCCCGCACGGTGCTCTGGTCCACCGGGCTCGGCCTGCTCGTCGGGCTGCTGATCCCGCAGCTCTTCGGCACCTACACCGCGCTCGCCGCCCGGGCGGGCGCCGAGTACGCCGGTCCGCTGGTCGACGCCGCGCCGTTCTGGTACCTGGTTCCGCTGCTGGTCGCCGCGGCGGCCGGATCGGTCGGCAACGCCGGGCTGATGCTCTACTCCATGGGCCTCGACCTGGACGCCATCGTCCCCAAGGCGACCCGTACGACGGCCACCGTGATCGCCGCGGCCGTCGCCACCGCGTTCGTCTTCGTCGGCTCCTTCGAGTGGGACGTGCAGGCCGCGATGACCTCGTTCGTCCTGCTGCTGACCGCGATCGGCACGCCGTGGGCCGTGATCACCCTCATCGGCTACGTCCGCTGCCGCGGCCGCTACGACGCCGAGGCCCTCCAGGTCTTCAACCGCCGCGCCAAGGGCGGGGTCTACTGGTTCCGCGGCGGCTGGAACATCCGGGCCACCCTCTCCTGGGCCGTCGGCGCGGGCGTCGGCCTGCTCGCCGTGACCACCCCGTTCTACGAGGGCCCGCTGCTGGCCCTGACCAAGGGCGTGGACTGCTCCTTCGTCCTCTCCGGCCTGACCGGCGGCCTGGTCTACGCGGCCCTGACCGCCCGCGGGGCCCCCGCCGCGGCACCCGCCGAAGCCGACGTGGAGCCGGTCGCCGCCTAGGACCGCTCGCCCGTACGCGCGAAGGCCCGCGTCCCCTCGGAGGGGGCGCGGGCCTTCGCGCGTACGGGCCGCGGGGCCTAGCCCAGCGGGTGCATCCAGCCGTGGGTGTCCGCGTTGTGGCCGGTCTGGAGGTCCAGGAGGGCCTTGCGGAGCTTCATGGTGACCTCGCCGGGCTCACCGGTGCCCTGGGTCCAGTTGGCGCGCTCCGACTTGACGGAGCCGACCGGGGTGATCACGGCGGCGGTACCGCAGGCGAAGACCTCGGTCAGGGTGCCGTTCTCGTTGTCGCGCTTCCAGTCCTCGGTGGTGATGCGGCCCTCTTCGGCGGTGTAGCCGAGGTCGCGGGCGATGGTGAGGAGGGAGTCGCGGGTGATGCCCGGGAGGAGCGAGCCGGTGAGCTCGGGGGTGACGATGCGCTGTGCTCCATCCTTTTGCCCGTACACGAAGTACAGGTTCATCCCGCCCATCTCCTCGATCCAGCGGTGCTCGACCGCGTCGAGCCAGACGACCTGGTCGCAGCCGTGCTCGGCGGCCTGGGCCTGCGCGACGAGCGAAGCGGCGTAGTTGCCACCGGTCTTGGCGGCGCCGGTGCCGCC
Protein-coding sequences here:
- the cimA gene encoding citramalate synthase, producing the protein MTTTEATEPTAPASGPGPDDGFHVFDTTLRDGAQREGINLTVADKLTIARHLDDFGVGFIEGGWPGANPRDTEFFSRARAEIDFKHAQLVAFGATRRAGGSAATDPQVRALLESGAPVITLVAKSHDRHVELALRTTLDENLEMVRDTVAHLVSQGRRVFVDCEHFFDGYRANAEYAKAVVRAAHEAGADVVVLCDTNGGMLPAQIAATVATVLADTGARLGIHAQDDTGCAVANTLAAVDAGATHVQCTANGYGERVGNANLFPVVAALEIKYGRTVLPAGALAEMTRISHAIAEVVNLTPSTHQPYVGVSAFAHKAGLHASAIKVDPDLYQHIDPARVGNTMRMLVSDMAGRASIELKGKELGVDLGGDRALVSRVVERVKERELQGYTYEAADASFELLLRAEAEGRARKYFRIESWRAIVEDRPDGTHANEATVKLWAKGERIVATAEGNGPVNALDRALRVALERFYPQLAKFELIDYKVRILEGAHGTASTTRVLVTTTDGSREWNTVGVAPNVIAASWQALEDAFTYGLLHAGVEPAE
- the ureA gene encoding urease subunit gamma; translated protein: MRLTPTERDRLLLRSAAELARARRARGLKLNVPEATALIADTVCEAARDGKRLAEAIEEARSVLGPDDVLPGVSDVVTEVHVEAVFDDGSRLAVVSSPIRGAVGLGEDAPGAVVPGPGAPQPEPTVHLRVRNTAPVPVSVTSHFHFFEANPRLDFDRAAAYGMRLCVPAGSSVRFDPGGEAEVALVPIGGARIAIGFAGLVDGPLDAPGAKEQALTRAEACGYLGATAAPDANDRPEGTTA
- a CDS encoding agmatine deiminase family protein, whose product is MTDTTPVNAGFRMPAEWTPHERTWMAWPSPNPTFTNEQELAEAREAWGAVARAVRSYEPVTLVVSPGDAESARAVVGDDIELVERQLDDAWMRDIGPTFVTNDAGELAAVDWTFNGWGAQEWARWDHDSEIAREISGLVGTRTYSTALVNEGGAIHVDGEGTVLLTDTVQLGKGRNPDWTREQVEAEIHAHLGTTKAIWLPYGLAGDYGTYGTQGHVDIVAAFARPGVVMVHSQPDPAHPDHERGKTIAAILRASTDARGRQLQVVEIPAPTVLEEDGEWVDYSYINHYLCNGGVVLCAFDDPRDEEAAEIFRGLFPERTVTLVDARTIFAGGGGIHCITQQQPKV
- a CDS encoding urease subunit alpha, encoding MSRQTPHTDHSAHCAPGSRHIDPHEYASVFGPRAGDRVRLGDSGLTVRVESDSQKPGDEFLAGFGKTARDGLHLKAAAVRDTCDVVISNVLVIDAVLGIRKVSIGIREGRIHAIGRAGNPDTLDGVDVVVGTGTSIVSGEGMIATAGAVDTHVHLLSPRIMEASLAAGVTTIIGQEFGPVWGVGVNSPWALKHAFNAFDAWPVNIGFLARGSSSDPAPLIEALAEGGASGFKVHEDMGAHTRALDTALRVAEEYDVQVALHSDGLNECLSVEDTLRVLDGRTIHAFHIEGCGGGHVPNVLKMAGVPNVIGSSTNPTLPFGRDAVAEHYGMIVSVHDLKPDLPGDAAMARDRIRAGTMGAEDVLHDLGAIGITSSDAQGMGRAGETIRRTFAMAAKMKGELGPLDGDGEGDDNARVLRYMAKLTINPAIAHGLAHEIGSIEVGKLADIVLWRPQFFGAKPQLVLKSGFPAYGVTGDPNAATDTCEPLVLGPQFGSYGATAADISVAFVSAAAAALGSDEMPTRRRRVAVRGTRGIGPGNLLLNSRVGAVDVDARSGLVSLDGEPLRSEAAESVSLNRLYFL
- a CDS encoding TetR/AcrR family transcriptional regulator, translating into MVAGEVRAARKNAPPREDVLVAAMATIAERGLDGLTMAGLGRQVGMSSGHLLYYFRTKDELLLQTLEWSEAALGTRRRALLSRRGPVRERLQAYVDLYVPEGARDPHWTLWLEVWNRSQDAGPGERERQGAIEGAWHRDLVALLAEGISRGEFRPVDPDRFAARLRALLDGFSIQVAVGLPGIGRGDILEHVGEFLSEALTPGSGA
- a CDS encoding cytosine permease, with translation MPIEQRGVDTIPEEERTSGPRDLISILLGSNLCLGVIVFGWLPPSFGLGLWPSVTAIVTGTLVGIAFTAPLALVSLRTGTNLSTSSGAQFGVRGRLVGSVVGLLLSLGYTALTLWIGGDVMVGALARLTGLPDTGVSRAVMYGVLAACTVVGAVFGYRLLLRMSKVLSIGMVLLLAVGVFAYAPDFTTAAPPDTAYLLGSFWPTWLLAAVAAGLSGPVAFITLLGDYTRYISPRRHSSRTVLWSTGLGLLVGLLIPQLFGTYTALAARAGAEYAGPLVDAAPFWYLVPLLVAAAAGSVGNAGLMLYSMGLDLDAIVPKATRTTATVIAAAVATAFVFVGSFEWDVQAAMTSFVLLLTAIGTPWAVITLIGYVRCRGRYDAEALQVFNRRAKGGVYWFRGGWNIRATLSWAVGAGVGLLAVTTPFYEGPLLALTKGVDCSFVLSGLTGGLVYAALTARGAPAAAPAEADVEPVAA